A genome region from Sphingobium sp. CR2-8 includes the following:
- a CDS encoding accessory factor UbiK family protein, giving the protein MQSENRFFDDLAKLVNGAAGTVAGVSREFEANARERAKEWIGGMDFVTREEFDAVKAIAAAAREEVDLLKARIDALEGKAGEPVKSSVNTSKPKPSDAD; this is encoded by the coding sequence ATGCAGAGCGAAAACCGCTTCTTCGACGATCTGGCCAAGCTGGTGAACGGCGCCGCTGGCACCGTGGCCGGTGTGTCGCGCGAATTCGAAGCCAATGCCCGCGAGCGCGCGAAGGAATGGATCGGCGGCATGGACTTCGTGACGCGCGAGGAGTTCGACGCGGTCAAGGCGATCGCCGCAGCGGCCCGCGAGGAAGTCGACCTGCTCAAGGCCCGGATCGACGCGCTGGAAGGCAAGGCGGGCGAGCCGGTCAAGAGCAGCGTGAATACGAGCAAGCCCAAGCCTTCGGACGCGGACTGA
- a CDS encoding YbjN domain-containing protein, which translates to MMDSDEFEHGGGEAAPIDMLAAYFEAHGWSYEQAGEDEIVANTQGSWAQYELRGIWRDEDQVLQLLALPDIRVTEEKRSTIYETLGLINEQLWLGHFELWSSSGIILFRHGALLGAGGTLTLDQAQLLVETAIDECERFYPVFQFVLWGGKSPADAISASLIETRGEA; encoded by the coding sequence ATGATGGATAGCGACGAATTTGAACATGGCGGCGGGGAAGCCGCGCCGATCGACATGCTGGCCGCCTATTTCGAGGCGCATGGCTGGAGCTACGAGCAGGCCGGCGAGGATGAAATCGTCGCGAATACCCAGGGGTCGTGGGCGCAATATGAGCTGCGCGGCATCTGGCGCGACGAGGATCAGGTGCTGCAACTGCTGGCCCTGCCCGACATTCGCGTGACCGAGGAAAAGCGTAGCACCATCTACGAGACGCTGGGGCTGATCAACGAACAGCTATGGCTCGGCCATTTCGAGCTGTGGTCGTCCAGCGGCATCATCCTGTTCCGTCATGGCGCTCTTCTGGGCGCGGGCGGCACGTTGACGCTGGACCAGGCGCAATTGCTGGTCGAAACCGCGATCGACGAATGCGAACGCTTCTATCCTGTGTTCCAGTTCGTGTTGTGGGGCGGCAAGTCGCCTGCCGATGCGATCTCCGCCAGCCTGATCGAAACGCGCGGCGAGGCCTGA
- a CDS encoding pyrroline-5-carboxylate reductase family protein — translation MTQVWPDRLFMVGCGNMAGQMLTRWLDCGLDPARVTVLRPSGKPVADGVAVVTDYPATLPAGTTVLLGMKPYQIADIAAALGPLCSADTRIVSILAGTTLADLRDRFPSRDIVRAMPNLPVGLGEGVTAIFTDDRTSAEAKGDVDALIRPLGLTEWIADEALFNQVTALSGCGPAFLFRFIDALARAGEAIGIPADQAARMALATVQGSANMAARASDSAAVLADRVASPGGMTREGLNMLDADDRLLALLTDTLAAARNRGEAMARGG, via the coding sequence ATGACGCAAGTCTGGCCCGATCGCCTGTTCATGGTGGGCTGCGGCAATATGGCGGGGCAGATGCTGACGCGCTGGCTGGACTGCGGTCTGGACCCCGCGCGCGTTACCGTGCTGCGCCCCAGCGGCAAGCCGGTGGCCGATGGCGTGGCCGTCGTTACCGACTATCCCGCTACGCTGCCCGCCGGAACGACGGTGCTGCTGGGCATGAAACCCTATCAGATCGCCGACATCGCCGCGGCGCTGGGGCCGCTTTGCTCGGCCGATACGCGGATCGTGTCGATCCTGGCTGGCACGACCCTTGCCGATTTGCGCGATCGCTTCCCGTCCCGCGATATCGTCCGCGCCATGCCCAACCTGCCGGTCGGTCTGGGGGAGGGGGTCACGGCGATCTTCACCGACGACAGGACATCGGCGGAGGCAAAGGGTGACGTCGACGCCCTGATCCGGCCGCTGGGCCTGACCGAATGGATCGCGGACGAAGCGCTGTTCAATCAGGTGACGGCGCTGTCGGGCTGCGGCCCGGCCTTCCTGTTCCGCTTCATCGATGCGCTCGCCCGCGCGGGCGAAGCGATCGGCATTCCCGCCGATCAGGCCGCGCGCATGGCGCTGGCGACGGTGCAGGGATCGGCGAACATGGCCGCTCGCGCCAGTGACAGCGCGGCCGTGCTGGCCGATCGCGTCGCCAGCCCCGGGGGCATGACGCGCGAAGGTCTCAACATGCTGGACGCCGACGACCGGCTGCTGGCGCTGCTCACCGACACGCTCGCTGCGGCCCGCAATCGCGGCGAGGCGATGGCACGGGGCGGCTAA
- a CDS encoding asparaginase domain-containing protein, producing MLPPETPILLLTTGGTIDKVYFDALSDYQVGETVMAKLLEVARVKRPFRIEEVARKDSLELDATDRALIYARVAAAPERHIVITHGTDTMTDTAKELAAITDKTIVLVGALAPARFGESDASFNLGMAFATAQVAEPGVYITMSGSVFRADKVVKDRAKGAFVPTGD from the coding sequence ATGCTGCCCCCAGAAACCCCGATCCTGCTGCTCACCACCGGCGGGACGATCGACAAGGTCTATTTCGACGCGCTGTCCGACTACCAGGTCGGCGAAACGGTGATGGCCAAGCTGCTGGAGGTCGCCCGCGTCAAGCGCCCCTTCCGTATCGAGGAGGTGGCGCGCAAGGACAGCCTGGAACTGGACGCGACTGATCGCGCGCTGATCTACGCGCGCGTTGCCGCCGCGCCCGAACGCCATATCGTCATCACCCATGGCACCGACACCATGACAGATACGGCGAAGGAACTCGCCGCGATTACCGACAAGACGATCGTGCTGGTCGGCGCGCTGGCCCCCGCGCGCTTCGGGGAAAGCGACGCCAGCTTCAATCTGGGCATGGCGTTCGCCACCGCGCAGGTCGCTGAGCCGGGCGTCTACATCACCATGAGCGGTTCGGTCTTCCGCGCCGACAAAGTGGTCAAGGATCGGGCCAAGGGTGCTTTCGTGCCAACCGGCGACTGA
- a CDS encoding SGNH/GDSL hydrolase family protein, with product MHRQYRSALAALCPFILLAGCASTPVPSPASIAPAARYVAMGSSFAAGPGVTVSADTPATRCTRSADNYARQLARLRQLNLVDVSCGGATTAHLLGPWKELAPQLDALTPDTALVTITIGGNDVSYVGYLFTESCKGAADRPDLGKAADMCKAMAARQPPTAAPGAPTEAAWSKLAADMDKIAMEVRHRAPGSRLIFVDYVTLLPSGAACPQVPLSPQALMTARATAARLAQLTAEVARRNGADVLRASAMSAGHDACAADPWANGFVARPGVDPFTPYHPNLAGMTAIAAALDRQLGH from the coding sequence GTGCACAGACAGTATCGATCGGCTCTGGCGGCGCTTTGCCCCTTTATTCTCTTGGCCGGTTGTGCCTCCACGCCTGTGCCCTCGCCCGCGTCGATTGCGCCAGCGGCGCGTTATGTCGCCATGGGCAGTTCTTTTGCGGCAGGGCCGGGAGTCACGGTATCGGCGGACACGCCAGCGACGCGCTGCACGCGATCGGCGGATAATTATGCCCGGCAACTCGCGCGATTGCGGCAGCTGAACCTGGTCGATGTCAGCTGCGGCGGCGCGACCACGGCGCATCTGCTGGGACCATGGAAGGAACTGGCGCCTCAGCTCGACGCGTTGACGCCTGACACGGCGCTGGTGACGATCACGATCGGCGGCAACGACGTCAGCTATGTCGGCTATTTGTTCACCGAATCCTGCAAGGGCGCTGCCGACCGACCCGATCTCGGCAAGGCGGCCGACATGTGCAAGGCGATGGCAGCGCGACAACCGCCCACTGCGGCACCCGGCGCGCCGACCGAGGCGGCCTGGTCCAAACTGGCGGCGGATATGGACAAAATCGCGATGGAGGTTCGTCACCGGGCACCCGGTTCGCGCTTGATCTTCGTCGATTATGTCACTTTGCTGCCGTCGGGTGCGGCCTGCCCGCAGGTGCCGCTATCGCCGCAAGCCCTCATGACCGCGCGGGCGACGGCGGCGCGGCTGGCGCAGTTGACGGCGGAGGTCGCCCGGCGGAATGGGGCGGATGTCCTGCGCGCGTCGGCCATGTCGGCGGGGCATGATGCCTGCGCGGCGGACCCATGGGCCAATGGATTCGTGGCGCGGCCGGGTGTCGATCCCTTTACGCCCTATCATCCCAATCTGGCGGGCATGACCGCGATCGCGGCAGCGCTGGATCGCCAGCTCGGCCACT